The segment CCGGATCGCGGTATGCCTTCTCGAGACTGCGGCCAAGCAGCTTGATCGCGAGCAGCGCAAAATGATCGGTCAGAGCGCTCTTGCCGATGAAGACATGCTGTTGCGGCAGGCTGGGGTCGGTGCCGCGCCTGGCGGCGGTAAAGGCCTCGACCGCGTGCGTCAGCGCGTCTGCGCCGGCGATCGCCGTCAGCCCCGGGGGACATGTCATCGTCAGTTCCGGGTCGCAGATGGCGGCTGCCACGATCAGATGCGGGCTGGAGATGCCTACCTTCATTGTGCGATCCGGATCGGAGATCACCGCGACAGGGGTCACTTCCGAGCCGGTGCCGGCTGTCGTCGGCACCGCGATCAGCGGCAGCGTCGGACCGGGCACCTTGAACTCGCCGTAGTAGTCCTGCAGCAGGCCGCCGTGACTGATGAGCAACGCGGCGCATTTGGCCATGTCGAGACAGCTGCCGCCGCCGATGCCGATCACCATGTCGGGCGCAAAATCCCGCGCCTCCTCGACGCAGACGGCAACCGTATCGCGCGGCACATCGGGCTGCACACGATCGTGCACCAGCACAGCGATCGATGCGCCCTCGAGCGCCGCGATGATCTCGGAGAAGGCGACAGTTGCGGCAAAGCGCTCGTCCGTGCAGACCAGAGCGCGACGGCCGAGCCTGGCCGCAACGGTTGCAATGACTTGGCGCTGACCCTTGCCGAAGAGGATTTCACGCGGCAGCCTTATGGCAGCGAAAAGGCTCATGTTCTTGCGTCCCTCGATGGTGGTGGAAAGGCGAAAGCTCGCCGAACTCGGTCCCAAAAATATCCTCTATTAAATCGTATAGGATATAGGATTGTATTGAGCGAAGCATCGTGTTAGCCAGTGGTCCTGTCAAGAGGCAAAGATGCAGGTCACGAACGCAAGCAACGCCCGAGAAGTCGACCCCGCCGGCGGGCGCATCCAGCGATCCACCAGCCTGGTTGAGGACGTCTATGAAGCGATCTTCGCGCAACTCATGTCGCTGAAGATCGCGCCTGGCTCACGGATCACCGTCGACAGTCTGGTCAAGGAACTCGACGTCTCCCACACGCCAATCCGTGAAGCGCTTGGCCGCCTCGAAGGCGAAGGCCTTGTGCTGAAGACACATTTGATCGGCTACCGCGCCGCGCCGCAGATAACCAGGCGCCGATTTGACGAACTCTATGAGCTTCGCCTGCTGCTCGAGCCGCATGCGGCGGCCAAAGCAGCCGCATTGATGGATGAGACGAAACTTGCGGTGCTTGAGGAGTCAGCAGGCGGCATGGCGCGCCGCGAAGGCAAGGATGAACGGCTGCGTTACTCCAATTTTGCGCGGCAGGACGCCATCTTCCACGACCGGATCATGGAATTTGCCAACAATGAACTGGTGCGCGAGACCCTCGCCTTCCAGCATACCCACTTCCACATCTTCCGCCTGATGTTCCATTCGCGCGTCACCGAGGAAGCGCTCGACGAGCATCAGGCCATCCTGGCCGCCTTCGCCGCCTCCGACCCCGCTGCAGCGGAACAGGCGATGCGCCGTCATATCGAGCATTCCCGTGATCGTTTGCTGCCGGCGTTCGATTGAGATTCGCGCCGCCGGCTAGTCAATGCCCGCCCCCCCTTCCATCCACAAAACGAGGAACCGACCATGCCAGGCAAGAAAATACTGATGTTGACCGGTGAGTTTACCGAAGAATACGAGATCTTCGTCTATCAGCAGGCGATGGAGGCCGTCGGCCACATCGTCCATGTTGTCTGTCCCGACAAGAACGC is part of the Mesorhizobium sp. L-2-11 genome and harbors:
- a CDS encoding GntR family transcriptional regulator; amino-acid sequence: MQVTNASNAREVDPAGGRIQRSTSLVEDVYEAIFAQLMSLKIAPGSRITVDSLVKELDVSHTPIREALGRLEGEGLVLKTHLIGYRAAPQITRRRFDELYELRLLLEPHAAAKAAALMDETKLAVLEESAGGMARREGKDERLRYSNFARQDAIFHDRIMEFANNELVRETLAFQHTHFHIFRLMFHSRVTEEALDEHQAILAAFAASDPAAAEQAMRRHIEHSRDRLLPAFD
- a CDS encoding iron-containing alcohol dehydrogenase → MSLFAAIRLPREILFGKGQRQVIATVAARLGRRALVCTDERFAATVAFSEIIAALEGASIAVLVHDRVQPDVPRDTVAVCVEEARDFAPDMVIGIGGGSCLDMAKCAALLISHGGLLQDYYGEFKVPGPTLPLIAVPTTAGTGSEVTPVAVISDPDRTMKVGISSPHLIVAAAICDPELTMTCPPGLTAIAGADALTHAVEAFTAARRGTDPSLPQQHVFIGKSALTDHFALLAIKLLGRSLEKAYRDPADEDARTDVMMGALAAGCAFGTAGTAAAHAVQYPVGALTHTAHGLGVATMLPYVMKYNRAAAAAEMAEIGLALGLDGKDRSTAEMADATIDEVARLFAAIGITPTLARLGLPADKLDWTAEQALGIDRLIKNNPRPFDPAAMRGLIQAAYDGDLAASVM